In the genome of Saccharomonospora viridis DSM 43017, one region contains:
- a CDS encoding FecCD family ABC transporter permease: MTSTTRVSVSDGRPVDDLGRTIRRRHTIFWLSGLSLGLVLTIVLAVGVGAVSVPPSTVSRILGHHLLGAPAEMDWTLAQDSIIWQVRLPRVLLGAVVGAALAVCGVALQAMVRNMLADPYLLGVTSGASTGAAGAILFGFAAGLGENALSASAFLGALGASVVVFLVARAGGRITSLRLLLAGVAVGYALYAATGFLIFASGSAEGSRSVLFWLLGSLGLARWGLPLALVLVIVCLTVAMLIVWGRRLDALSVGDETAHALGISPTGFRVRLLVVVSLCVGAVVAASGGIGFVGLVIPHVARRFVGAAHSRAVPVAALLGAVFLVWADVVARVLLEPRELPIGIITALVGAPFLLLLVRRFQAAGSG; this comes from the coding sequence TTGACGTCCACCACGAGGGTCAGCGTCTCCGACGGTCGTCCGGTCGACGACCTCGGGCGGACGATTCGACGGCGCCACACCATCTTCTGGCTCAGCGGCCTCAGTCTGGGCCTGGTGCTCACGATCGTGCTCGCGGTCGGTGTGGGCGCGGTGAGCGTGCCGCCGTCGACCGTGTCCCGGATCCTCGGCCATCACCTTCTGGGCGCACCCGCCGAGATGGATTGGACCCTCGCCCAGGACTCCATCATCTGGCAGGTGCGCCTGCCACGAGTCCTGCTCGGCGCCGTGGTCGGTGCCGCGCTCGCGGTGTGCGGTGTCGCGCTTCAGGCGATGGTGCGCAACATGCTCGCCGACCCCTACCTACTCGGTGTGACGTCGGGGGCCTCGACCGGCGCGGCGGGGGCGATCCTGTTCGGTTTCGCGGCCGGACTGGGGGAGAACGCCCTGTCCGCGAGCGCCTTCCTGGGAGCGCTCGGCGCATCCGTCGTGGTCTTCCTCGTCGCTCGGGCCGGGGGACGGATCACCTCGCTGCGCTTGTTGCTGGCGGGGGTCGCCGTCGGCTACGCGCTCTACGCGGCCACCGGTTTCCTGATCTTCGCCTCCGGTTCGGCAGAAGGCTCGCGTTCCGTGCTGTTCTGGTTGCTCGGTTCCCTCGGCCTCGCCCGTTGGGGACTGCCCTTGGCCTTGGTGCTGGTGATCGTGTGCCTCACCGTGGCGATGCTCATCGTGTGGGGACGCCGACTCGACGCCCTCTCGGTCGGCGACGAGACCGCGCACGCCCTCGGGATCTCACCGACGGGGTTCCGGGTGCGGCTGCTCGTGGTGGTCTCCCTCTGTGTCGGGGCCGTGGTGGCCGCCTCCGGCGGCATCGGCTTCGTGGGTCTGGTGATCCCGCATGTCGCACGGCGTTTCGTGGGGGCTGCGCACAGCCGGGCGGTTCCGGTGGCCGCGCTGCTCGGCGCCGTCTTCCTCGTCTGGGCCGACGTCGTGGCGCGCGTGCTGCTGGAACCCCGCGAGTTGCCCATCGGCATCATCACCGCCCTCGTCGGCGCCCCGTTCCTGCTGTTGCTCGTTCGACGCTTCCAAGCGGCGGGCAGCGGATGA
- a CDS encoding ABC transporter substrate-binding protein, which produces MRLVHRRFPVLTPALALLLLGTACGGPVATGERPTASAGHFPLTITNCGVDVTFDGPPERIILLESAPVATMRALGVLDSVVLRAGAFPPEYYDAETNAALRAIPSLGEELDSSGHLQISEEVIIAQQPDLVLGLPDGVTREGLEAVGINVLVQPTMCPGGVGATTFDDVYEQINTYGRLFDRQDRAAELVASLRQRVAAVEKAVEKAVGRPRRSAAVLYPTIGGGVGYAYGNESMAHPQLESAGFTNVYADVDERVFEVTLEDVLEQDPDVLVLLHVDGDPDAVKDAVVNLPGADALTAVRNDDILVQLFNFTEPPTPLSVDGLERIHETFGADS; this is translated from the coding sequence ATGCGCCTTGTCCACCGACGTTTCCCCGTCCTCACGCCCGCGTTGGCTCTCCTGCTGCTCGGCACCGCGTGCGGTGGTCCCGTGGCCACCGGGGAACGTCCGACGGCATCGGCCGGGCACTTTCCGCTGACCATCACCAACTGCGGGGTCGACGTCACGTTCGACGGGCCTCCCGAACGGATCATCCTGCTGGAGAGCGCGCCGGTGGCGACCATGCGGGCGCTCGGGGTCCTGGACTCCGTCGTACTACGGGCAGGTGCGTTCCCACCCGAGTACTACGACGCCGAGACCAACGCGGCCCTGCGAGCCATCCCGTCCCTCGGCGAGGAACTGGACTCGAGTGGGCATCTCCAGATCTCCGAGGAAGTGATCATCGCCCAGCAGCCCGACCTGGTGCTGGGCCTCCCCGACGGGGTCACCCGCGAAGGGCTCGAGGCGGTGGGCATCAACGTGTTGGTGCAACCCACGATGTGCCCGGGCGGGGTTGGCGCCACCACGTTCGACGACGTCTACGAACAGATCAACACCTATGGCCGTCTTTTCGACCGGCAGGACCGGGCGGCGGAGCTGGTGGCTTCGTTACGGCAACGGGTCGCGGCCGTCGAGAAGGCCGTCGAGAAGGCCGTGGGCCGGCCGAGGCGCTCGGCCGCCGTGCTGTATCCCACGATCGGTGGAGGCGTCGGTTACGCCTACGGCAACGAGAGCATGGCCCACCCGCAGTTGGAATCCGCCGGGTTCACCAACGTCTACGCCGACGTCGACGAGCGGGTGTTCGAGGTGACGCTGGAGGATGTCCTGGAGCAGGACCCGGACGTGCTGGTGTTGCTCCACGTCGACGGTGACCCGGACGCGGTCAAGGACGCGGTGGTGAACCTGCCCGGAGCCGATGCGCTCACCGCCGTGCGCAACGACGACATCCTGGTGCAGTTGTTCAACTTCACCGAACCACCGACACCGTTGTCGGTGGACGGGCTGGAGCGGATCCACGAGACGTTCGGGGCCGACTCGTGA
- a CDS encoding ABC transporter ATP-binding protein, with protein sequence MITAENVSFAYGDTVVLDGARIKVGRGRVVGLIGPNGSGKTTFLRTLYAALAPRAGLVSLDDTPLTALSPRRIAKRIAVVVQENSTELPLTVAETVLLGRSPHLTAFQRYSTRDHEIAAAALTEVGARHLADRIFAGLSGGEKQRVLIGRALAQQADHLLLDEPTNHLDIRYQHEVLQLVRTLDVSTIVVLHDLNLAARYCDEVVLLERGTVRAVGTPDEVFRPEILEPIYHIGVQRVFSGGELQLLFQPLPHPVAK encoded by the coding sequence GTGATCACCGCGGAGAACGTCTCGTTCGCCTACGGCGATACCGTCGTGCTCGACGGTGCGCGGATCAAGGTCGGCCGCGGTCGGGTGGTGGGACTGATCGGGCCCAACGGCAGCGGCAAGACCACATTCCTGCGCACACTTTACGCCGCGCTCGCTCCCCGGGCGGGCCTCGTCAGCCTCGACGACACTCCCCTGACCGCGCTGTCCCCGCGGCGGATCGCCAAACGGATCGCCGTGGTGGTCCAGGAGAACTCCACCGAACTCCCCCTGACGGTGGCCGAGACAGTCCTTTTGGGACGGTCTCCGCATCTGACGGCGTTCCAGCGATACTCCACGCGGGACCACGAGATCGCCGCGGCGGCGCTCACCGAGGTCGGGGCCCGGCATCTGGCCGACCGGATCTTCGCCGGGCTGTCGGGCGGGGAGAAGCAGCGGGTGCTCATCGGACGAGCGCTCGCGCAACAGGCGGATCATCTGCTCCTGGACGAGCCCACCAACCATCTCGACATCCGCTACCAGCACGAGGTGTTGCAGCTGGTGCGCACTCTCGACGTGAGCACGATCGTCGTGCTGCACGACCTCAACCTCGCCGCCCGCTACTGTGACGAGGTGGTCCTGCTGGAACGCGGAACGGTCAGGGCGGTCGGCACTCCCGACGAGGTGTTCCGACCGGAAATCCTCGAACCGATCTACCACATCGGTGTCCAGCGAGTGTTCTCCGGCGGAGAACTGCAATTACTGTTCCAGCCGCTCCCCCACCCCGTCGCGAAATGA
- a CDS encoding biotin transporter BioY — MTSIPLVPTLVPARGKVAELAIVASGVALIAVAAQVAIPLPFTPVPLTGQTFAVLLVGASFGALRGAVTLLAYLAVGFAGLPVFAEGNSGLGILTAPSAGYLLGMVAAAVLVGRASERGWDRSLPRAALTMIAGNLVIYAFGLTWLGVSLGAGVAETLMMGVVPFLIGDAIKIALATGTLPSAWWAVRKIKGLPERG, encoded by the coding sequence ATGACCTCGATCCCTCTCGTACCCACGCTGGTCCCCGCGCGTGGGAAAGTCGCTGAGCTCGCGATCGTCGCCAGTGGTGTCGCTCTGATCGCCGTCGCCGCGCAGGTTGCGATCCCCCTTCCGTTCACCCCGGTCCCGCTCACCGGGCAGACCTTCGCGGTGCTGTTGGTGGGTGCTTCCTTCGGGGCGCTGCGCGGCGCTGTGACCCTCCTGGCGTATCTGGCGGTCGGGTTCGCCGGACTGCCGGTTTTCGCCGAGGGGAACTCCGGGCTTGGCATCCTCACGGCGCCGAGCGCGGGATACCTCCTCGGTATGGTGGCGGCGGCCGTGCTCGTGGGTAGGGCGTCGGAGCGTGGCTGGGATCGCTCCCTGCCCCGTGCGGCTCTGACGATGATCGCCGGCAACCTGGTGATCTACGCGTTCGGGCTGACCTGGCTCGGGGTCTCGCTCGGCGCAGGTGTGGCCGAAACGCTGATGATGGGCGTGGTGCCGTTCCTGATCGGTGACGCCATCAAGATCGCCCTGGCGACCGGGACCCTGCCCAGCGCGTGGTGGGCCGTGAGGAAGATCAAGGGCCTGCCCGAGCGGGGGTGA
- a CDS encoding alpha/beta hydrolase family protein: MRHSPTSAGVQVRRLSYGFSPHHVGELRQAESSRGIVMILHGGFWRSHRTLDMTAPMAEALTLRGFDTWNVEYRRGSRGTWSETLSDVAAAFDHIEALADEYSLNTERILLFGHSAGGHLAAWCAGRSATASRHGATPPPLPVHGLVTAGAVLDLAAGAREGIGEDAVVEFLDGGPEDVPERYAEADPVRRVPTNVPTYCVHSAKDERVPFGQSVRYIRAARQAGDDISLIAARGNHTDCITVGHIDFELVVHGLEELASMAPRHAGRDAP, encoded by the coding sequence ATGAGGCATTCGCCAACCTCTGCTGGCGTCCAGGTCCGCCGCCTGTCCTACGGCTTCTCCCCACATCACGTCGGTGAGCTCCGGCAAGCGGAGAGCTCGCGGGGCATCGTCATGATTCTCCACGGTGGCTTCTGGCGGTCTCACCGCACTCTGGACATGACCGCCCCGATGGCCGAGGCCTTGACCCTCCGCGGATTCGACACCTGGAACGTCGAGTACCGCCGAGGTAGTCGTGGAACCTGGTCGGAGACCCTCTCCGACGTCGCCGCCGCATTCGATCACATCGAGGCGCTCGCCGACGAGTATTCCCTGAACACCGAACGAATCCTCCTGTTCGGCCATTCGGCCGGCGGACACCTCGCCGCGTGGTGTGCGGGACGGTCGGCGACCGCGTCCCGCCACGGTGCCACCCCTCCCCCTCTCCCCGTTCACGGACTGGTCACAGCGGGCGCGGTACTCGACCTCGCCGCCGGGGCCAGGGAAGGGATAGGCGAGGACGCGGTCGTCGAATTCCTCGACGGGGGACCGGAGGACGTGCCCGAGCGATACGCCGAGGCGGACCCCGTCCGGCGCGTTCCCACGAACGTTCCCACGTACTGCGTGCACAGCGCCAAGGACGAACGAGTCCCGTTTGGACAATCCGTCCGCTATATCCGAGCGGCTCGACAAGCCGGCGACGACATTTCCCTCATCGCGGCCCGCGGGAACCACACGGACTGCATCACGGTGGGACACATCGACTTCGAACTCGTCGTCCACGGACTGGAAGAGCTCGCGTCGATGGCCCCACGGCACGCGGGTAGGGACGCACCGTAG
- a CDS encoding zinc-binding dehydrogenase encodes MGPGVTLKPGDHVIPLYGPECGTCEMCRNGRTNLCWKIKSTRDRGVMPDGTSRFSLNGETVYHFMGTSTFSHYTVVPEIALARIRPDAPLESVCLLGCGVTTGVGAALDDVREDDTVVVFGLGGIGTNVVQGARIAGAGRIIGVDTVATKRPLAEKFGMTDFVDASSVDDPVEAIRDLTGGGVDTAFECTGLVPVMRQAVDVCKPGWGVCVLLGVEPRGAELSFPPVDVRYGKTIKGSYFGGVKGRSGLGRFVDMYLDGVLDIDSQITHRSTLAEINEGFDRMARGEGIRTVVTFS; translated from the coding sequence GTGGGTCCTGGGGTCACCCTGAAACCCGGTGACCACGTCATCCCCCTCTACGGTCCGGAATGCGGGACCTGCGAGATGTGTCGCAACGGCCGCACCAATCTCTGCTGGAAGATCAAGTCCACTCGCGACCGTGGCGTCATGCCCGACGGCACTTCCCGCTTCTCCCTCAACGGAGAGACCGTCTATCACTTCATGGGGACCTCGACGTTCTCCCACTACACGGTGGTTCCTGAGATCGCTCTCGCCCGCATCCGCCCGGACGCGCCGCTTGAGTCCGTCTGCCTGCTGGGCTGCGGGGTCACCACGGGTGTCGGAGCGGCCCTCGATGATGTCCGCGAGGACGACACCGTCGTGGTGTTCGGGCTCGGCGGCATCGGCACCAACGTCGTCCAAGGCGCCCGCATCGCGGGAGCCGGCCGCATCATCGGGGTCGACACCGTCGCCACTAAACGACCGCTCGCGGAGAAGTTCGGCATGACCGACTTCGTCGACGCGTCCTCGGTCGACGACCCCGTCGAGGCGATCCGCGACCTCACCGGGGGCGGAGTCGACACCGCCTTCGAATGCACCGGGCTCGTCCCGGTCATGCGGCAAGCGGTGGATGTGTGCAAACCCGGCTGGGGCGTCTGTGTTCTGCTCGGCGTCGAACCCAGAGGAGCCGAACTGTCCTTCCCGCCCGTCGACGTCCGCTACGGAAAGACGATCAAGGGCAGCTACTTCGGTGGTGTCAAGGGACGAAGCGGTCTCGGCCGCTTCGTCGACATGTACCTGGACGGCGTCCTCGACATCGACTCGCAGATCACCCACCGCAGCACGTTGGCCGAGATCAACGAGGGCTTCGATCGGATGGCCCGCGGCGAAGGCATTCGCACGGTCGTCACTTTCAGTTGA
- a CDS encoding glycerol-3-phosphate dehydrogenase/oxidase yields the protein MASVALSPAARTQALENMAREELDVLVIGGGVVGSGAALDAVTRGLRVGLIEAQDFAAGTSSRSSKLIHGGLRYLGMLDFRLVAEALRERGLLIQKLAPHLIRPVPFIYPLKHRVWERFYADSGVALYDTLGMLTGQSRGVPRHRHLTRRGARAIAPSLREDALVGALQYYDAQVDDARHTLFVARTAAAYGAHVANRARVVGFLKEAGRVIGAEVSGMETGERIRIRAKRVVNATGVWTEETLGLSGERGGRRVRASKGIHLVVPRDRIRSDSGLILRTEKSVLFVIPWGRQWIIGTTDTDWELGKDHPVASKADIDYLLDRVNAVLEDPLTHEDIQSVYAGLRPLLASGPGPTAKLSREHAVESPVPGLVVITGGKYTTYRVMAKDAIDAAVTGLGRKVPPSCTKDVPLLGAEGWRALQNSVPSLAEQSGLSPTRVESLLGRYGSLVHEILDLIRQDRSLGEPLTSAPAHLRAEIVYAASHEGARHLDDVLTRRTRIGIETSDRGLDVAEEAASLIGPLLGWSAEQRASEVEAYRGRIAAERESQTMPDDVTAHAVQLGALPLAVQSSN from the coding sequence ATGGCATCTGTCGCACTGTCTCCCGCGGCCCGCACCCAGGCGCTAGAGAACATGGCACGCGAGGAGCTCGACGTACTCGTCATCGGTGGTGGCGTCGTGGGGAGTGGAGCCGCCCTCGACGCCGTCACCCGCGGTCTGCGCGTCGGCCTCATCGAGGCCCAGGACTTCGCGGCCGGGACGTCGAGTCGCAGCTCCAAACTCATCCACGGCGGCCTTCGCTACCTGGGGATGCTGGACTTCCGACTCGTCGCCGAGGCTCTTCGGGAACGTGGACTGCTCATCCAGAAGCTCGCGCCTCACCTGATCCGGCCGGTACCGTTCATCTACCCACTCAAACACCGCGTGTGGGAACGGTTCTACGCCGATTCCGGCGTCGCGCTGTACGACACGCTCGGCATGCTCACCGGACAGTCCCGAGGCGTACCGCGCCACCGGCACCTGACCCGGCGTGGTGCCCGCGCGATCGCGCCGTCGCTCCGCGAGGACGCCCTGGTCGGCGCTCTGCAGTACTACGACGCCCAGGTCGACGACGCTCGTCACACCCTGTTCGTCGCCCGCACCGCCGCCGCTTACGGGGCCCACGTGGCCAACCGCGCCCGTGTCGTCGGATTCCTCAAAGAGGCCGGACGGGTCATCGGGGCCGAGGTCTCCGGCATGGAGACCGGAGAACGCATCCGCATCCGAGCGAAGCGGGTCGTCAACGCCACCGGGGTGTGGACCGAGGAGACCCTGGGCTTGTCCGGTGAGCGCGGTGGACGTCGGGTGCGCGCGTCGAAGGGCATCCACCTGGTGGTGCCCCGGGATCGCATCCGCTCGGACTCCGGGCTCATCCTGCGCACCGAGAAGTCCGTGTTGTTCGTCATCCCCTGGGGAAGGCAATGGATCATCGGCACCACCGACACCGACTGGGAGCTCGGCAAGGACCATCCCGTCGCGTCGAAGGCGGACATCGACTATCTGCTGGACCGGGTCAACGCCGTACTCGAGGACCCGCTCACCCATGAGGACATCCAGAGTGTCTACGCCGGGCTGCGGCCGCTTCTGGCCTCCGGCCCGGGTCCGACGGCGAAACTCTCCCGCGAGCATGCCGTCGAGTCCCCCGTGCCGGGCCTGGTGGTGATCACGGGAGGCAAGTACACGACTTACCGGGTCATGGCCAAGGACGCCATCGACGCCGCCGTCACGGGACTGGGCAGGAAGGTTCCGCCCTCGTGCACCAAGGACGTCCCGCTGCTCGGCGCGGAGGGCTGGCGGGCCCTGCAAAACTCCGTGCCCAGCCTCGCCGAGCAGTCCGGACTCAGTCCGACTCGCGTGGAAAGCCTCCTGGGCCGCTACGGATCCCTCGTCCACGAAATTCTCGACCTGATCCGCCAAGACCGTTCGCTCGGTGAACCACTCACCTCGGCACCGGCTCACTTACGTGCCGAGATCGTCTACGCGGCGAGCCACGAAGGGGCCAGGCACCTCGACGACGTCCTCACCCGCCGGACACGCATCGGTATCGAAACCTCCGACCGCGGTCTCGACGTCGCTGAGGAGGCCGCCTCCCTCATCGGGCCCCTCCTCGGTTGGAGTGCCGAGCAACGTGCGAGCGAAGTCGAAGCCTATCGCGGTCGGATCGCCGCTGAGCGGGAGAGTCAGACCATGCCCGACGACGTCACGGCCCATGCGGTCCAGCTCGGTGCGCTCCCGCTCGCCGTCCAGTCGTCGAATTAG
- a CDS encoding IclR family transcriptional regulator → MASRPTLIGSVQRALHLLDAVGANDRPVPAKLLARQVGLPLPTTYHLLRTLVHEGYLRKLEDGYVLGDHVSSLCRHTATQRLLTRTRPVLRALRDELRGAAYLSLYSDGEIRLVDVVDGPATPSADLWVGVHEAGHATAFGKCILSTLPPGERKDYLARHKLADLTPHTITDTRVLEQRLAQGGDVFDDREEYLVGTACLGSVVRGPGVVGAVAISVPAHRYAAVKTYQTAVRRAACRIARAVTLTP, encoded by the coding sequence GTGGCCAGCCGACCCACGCTCATCGGATCAGTCCAACGCGCCCTCCACCTGCTGGACGCGGTGGGCGCGAACGATCGACCCGTGCCGGCGAAACTCCTCGCCCGTCAGGTGGGGCTCCCCCTTCCCACGACCTACCACTTGCTGCGCACCCTCGTTCACGAGGGTTATCTGCGCAAACTCGAAGACGGCTACGTCCTCGGTGACCACGTCAGCTCGCTGTGCCGACACACCGCCACACAGCGGCTTTTGACACGGACCCGACCGGTGCTGCGGGCTCTGCGGGACGAACTCCGCGGCGCGGCGTACCTGTCGCTGTATTCCGACGGCGAGATCCGGCTCGTCGACGTCGTGGACGGGCCCGCCACCCCGTCCGCCGACCTGTGGGTGGGCGTGCACGAAGCCGGTCACGCGACCGCCTTCGGCAAGTGCATCCTGTCCACCCTCCCGCCCGGCGAGCGCAAGGACTACCTGGCCCGGCACAAGCTCGCCGACCTGACCCCCCACACCATCACCGACACCCGCGTCCTGGAACAGCGTCTGGCCCAGGGCGGGGACGTGTTCGACGACCGCGAGGAGTACTTGGTCGGCACGGCGTGTCTCGGCAGCGTCGTCCGCGGGCCGGGTGTCGTCGGCGCCGTCGCGATCTCGGTGCCCGCACACCGTTACGCCGCGGTCAAGACGTATCAGACGGCCGTTCGTCGGGCCGCGTGTCGGATCGCCCGTGCCGTGACGCTGACGCCCTGA
- a CDS encoding thiamine pyrophosphate-dependent dehydrogenase E1 component subunit alpha yields the protein MDTATRLELYRTMVLIRTFEEAILREYHADKKPVFDIGAGAIPGEMHLSAGQEPVAAGVCAHLTVDDAVTAAHRPHHFAIAHGVDLERMTAEIFGRVDGLGKGRGGHMHLFDPDTHFSCSGIIAEGYPPALGQALAFQRRGTDRIAVAVAGEGAANQGAFHESLNLAALWKLPVVFVIEDNDWGISVPRSASTCVTSNAVRAAGYGIPGKRVEDNSVEAVYEVAGEAVARARAGEGPSLIEVHTLRLWGHFEGDAQAYRSDLEGLPGRDPLPTYERELRTAGVLDDDAVKSVAAEASERVEAAIAFAKRSPEPSPESALEHVFA from the coding sequence ATGGACACAGCGACGAGGCTGGAGCTTTACCGCACCATGGTGCTCATCCGCACCTTCGAGGAAGCGATCCTGCGGGAGTACCACGCCGACAAGAAACCCGTGTTCGACATCGGGGCTGGTGCCATCCCCGGCGAAATGCACCTGTCCGCCGGACAGGAACCCGTCGCGGCGGGGGTGTGCGCGCACCTGACCGTCGACGACGCCGTCACCGCCGCCCACCGTCCGCACCACTTCGCCATCGCCCACGGAGTCGATCTGGAGAGGATGACGGCCGAGATCTTCGGCAGGGTGGACGGGCTCGGCAAGGGCCGCGGCGGGCACATGCACCTGTTCGACCCGGATACGCACTTCTCCTGCTCCGGCATCATCGCGGAGGGCTATCCCCCCGCGCTCGGCCAGGCACTGGCGTTCCAACGGCGGGGGACCGACCGGATCGCGGTGGCCGTCGCGGGAGAAGGCGCGGCCAACCAGGGTGCCTTCCACGAGTCACTCAACTTGGCGGCACTGTGGAAACTGCCCGTGGTCTTCGTCATCGAGGACAACGACTGGGGGATCTCCGTACCCCGCAGCGCATCCACGTGTGTCACGTCGAACGCCGTTCGCGCCGCCGGCTACGGCATCCCCGGCAAGCGGGTGGAGGACAACTCCGTCGAGGCCGTGTACGAGGTGGCCGGCGAAGCGGTCGCCCGGGCGCGTGCGGGTGAGGGGCCGAGTCTCATCGAGGTGCACACACTACGCCTGTGGGGCCACTTCGAGGGTGACGCCCAGGCCTATCGGTCTGATTTGGAAGGTTTGCCGGGGCGTGATCCGTTGCCCACCTACGAGCGCGAACTGCGCACGGCCGGCGTACTCGACGACGACGCGGTGAAGTCCGTGGCGGCCGAGGCGAGCGAACGGGTGGAGGCCGCGATCGCCTTCGCCAAGCGAAGCCCGGAACCCAGCCCGGAATCGGCACTCGAGCACGTTTTCGCCTGA
- a CDS encoding alpha-ketoacid dehydrogenase subunit beta: MSLTDSPAPSTTPTGRKLSTAKAMVEGIAMEMERDEDVFVLGEDVGAYGGIFSSTTGLLDRFGPHRVMDTPISETAFIGTAIGAAVEGMRPIVELMFVDFFGVCMDQIYNHMAKIHFESGGNVKVPMVLMTAVGGGYSDGAQHSQCLWGTFAHLPGMKVVVPSNPADAKGLMISAIRDDNPVVYMFHKGIMGLPWMAKNRRAVGPVPEGDYEVPIGKASIARPGTDVTIVTLSLSVHHALDVAEKLAVEGIDCEVIDLRSLVPLDTETVLESVGRTGRLLVVDEDYLSFGLSGEIVARVAEVDPGLLRAPACRVAVPDVPIPYARCLEYAVLPTTDRITEAVLGLMER, from the coding sequence ATGTCGCTCACCGACAGTCCCGCACCGTCGACCACGCCGACGGGCCGCAAACTGAGCACCGCCAAGGCGATGGTCGAGGGCATCGCCATGGAGATGGAACGCGACGAGGACGTCTTCGTTCTGGGCGAGGACGTGGGAGCCTACGGCGGTATCTTCAGTTCCACCACGGGTCTGCTCGACCGGTTCGGGCCCCACCGCGTCATGGACACGCCCATTTCCGAGACCGCGTTCATCGGCACGGCCATCGGAGCGGCCGTGGAAGGCATGCGACCGATCGTCGAACTGATGTTCGTCGACTTCTTCGGCGTGTGCATGGACCAGATCTACAACCACATGGCCAAGATCCACTTCGAGTCCGGTGGCAACGTGAAGGTCCCCATGGTGCTGATGACGGCCGTCGGTGGTGGATACTCCGACGGAGCGCAGCACTCGCAATGCCTGTGGGGCACGTTCGCGCACCTGCCGGGGATGAAGGTGGTGGTACCGAGCAATCCGGCGGATGCGAAGGGTTTGATGATCTCCGCGATCCGGGACGACAACCCGGTGGTGTACATGTTCCACAAGGGGATCATGGGACTGCCGTGGATGGCGAAGAACCGGCGTGCGGTCGGTCCGGTTCCGGAGGGGGACTACGAGGTACCGATCGGGAAGGCCAGCATCGCGCGTCCGGGAACGGACGTCACCATCGTGACGCTGTCGTTGTCGGTGCATCACGCCCTGGACGTGGCCGAGAAACTCGCCGTCGAGGGCATCGACTGTGAAGTCATCGACCTCCGCAGTCTTGTCCCGCTGGACACCGAGACCGTGCTGGAGTCGGTCGGCCGTACCGGAAGGCTCCTCGTCGTGGACGAGGACTACCTGTCGTTCGGACTCTCCGGGGAGATCGTCGCGCGGGTCGCCGAAGTGGACCCCGGTCTCCTGCGTGCACCGGCATGCCGGGTCGCCGTGCCCGATGTGCCGATCCCTTACGCCCGCTGCCTCGAGTACGCCGTTCTGCCCACCACCGACCGGATCACCGAGGCCGTGCTCGGCCTGATGGAACGATGA
- a CDS encoding biotin/lipoyl-containing protein, whose amino-acid sequence MTEIPFPVVSAKEPEAEGVLATWFAEDGQRVSSGELIAEVAVDKVDVEVPAPASGVLRLLVAEGDVVKQGTPIARLE is encoded by the coding sequence ATGACCGAGATCCCGTTCCCCGTCGTGTCGGCGAAGGAGCCCGAGGCGGAAGGTGTGCTGGCGACCTGGTTCGCCGAGGACGGCCAGCGGGTCTCCAGTGGTGAGCTGATCGCGGAGGTCGCCGTCGACAAGGTGGATGTCGAGGTCCCCGCACCGGCCTCCGGCGTGCTGCGGTTGCTCGTCGCAGAAGGCGACGTGGTCAAGCAAGGCACTCCGATCGCCCGGTTGGAGTGA
- a CDS encoding DoxX family protein, whose protein sequence is MVVESVPQWPSIVLAVVLFGDAVMSVKPPRFIQRCLDGVNFPRDWWWALIYIKLIAAAGLIVGLFVAGVGIAANVGVIAYFVAAAYAHIRAKFLKSEFWINCLGMLALSIATLLVTVLV, encoded by the coding sequence ATGGTCGTCGAATCGGTTCCCCAGTGGCCTTCCATCGTCTTGGCGGTCGTCCTCTTCGGTGATGCCGTCATGTCCGTCAAGCCGCCACGATTCATTCAAAGATGTCTTGACGGTGTCAATTTCCCCCGAGACTGGTGGTGGGCACTGATCTACATCAAGCTCATCGCCGCCGCCGGCTTGATCGTCGGTCTCTTCGTCGCCGGTGTCGGTATCGCCGCCAATGTCGGCGTGATCGCCTACTTCGTCGCCGCGGCTTACGCGCACATCAGGGCGAAATTCCTCAAAAGCGAATTCTGGATCAACTGTCTTGGCATGCTGGCCTTGTCCATTGCGACACTGTTGGTGACCGTTCTCGTGTAA